The window GCGAAAATACAGAAAGCTGGCGGCTTTCAGAAGCGCCATGAATGCTGACCGTGTTGCGCCCGCCCATGCGTTGCCGGGACGGCAGCCGGCCAGTGACGCTTGATCTGCAAATGTCTGCCCAGAAATGAAGAAACCGCCCGGGCGCTTGGCCCAGAAGCGTGTCCAAGTCGAATGAGACTCACTTCCGTTCAGGACAAAGCGCCCGGGCGGTATTCTGCAATGACTTGAACTGCTGACATCAGGCTGTCGCACCGGCGACTTATTTTTGTCGGCACACAATCAACGTGTCGCAAGAGTTACTTTGTATCAAAAAAAGAAGGAGAAGAGATGCTGCGTACGATCGAAGATTTCGTGAAGGTGTGGGAAGAAGAAAGCGGGATGACGCTCAAGCTCTTCCGCAACCTCACCGCCGCCAGCCTGGCGCAGAAAGTAACGCCCGAGGGCCGCAGTCTGGGGAAGCTGGCCTGGCACCTGACCACCTCGCTGCACATGCTGTCGGAAGCCGGCCTCCCGGTTGACGCCCCGAAGGATGACATGCCGATTCCCGGCAAAGTGAATGACCTCATCGCGGCTTATGAAAAGGGCACGGCTTCGGTGCGTGACCAGGTGAAGAAACACTGGACGGATGCCGCGTTGCGCGACA of the bacterium genome contains:
- a CDS encoding DinB family protein gives rise to the protein MLRTIEDFVKVWEEESGMTLKLFRNLTAASLAQKVTPEGRSLGKLAWHLTTSLHMLSEAGLPVDAPKDDMPIPGKVNDLIAAYEKGTASVRDQVKKHWTDAALRDIVSMYGEEWAKGQVLWATLLHQAHHRGQMTVLMRQAGLKVPGIYGPAREEWAAMNLPPQE